In one window of Streptomyces sp. NBC_01224 DNA:
- a CDS encoding poly(A) polymerase has translation MRTSEEIYHRVRWDARFDPARFVMGVAQRGTVPKRVPLPRFTPGGDIPWHRVLFFEADGELVWDRSSGVDRIDASDAGRVRTPRRLPSPYFTSRTPHAYSVPEAAWTPVPEDAPTPAQSASLALLTWNTLWDRYDSDRIDTARRRPLLLDALRAADADVIALQEAEPALLGLLLATPWVRESYILWSDPAGRDVADCGLLLLSRVPVREAGLHVLGPHKAVAAVVVETAEGPVTVAVTHLSSDHSANGAARRDAELADLAAGLAAIEGDVMLLGDFNDGGDTPQDRLGMADAWSRVHGAGDRTPTFDPSVNPLAAVSSLTGRVSRLDRVLVRSERLRPVSAALLGDVPTPDGLYVSDHFGVRVELTGAAADGSEADAAEIVRRVAAALPEGRVHPVGSRRMGCALPGADVDLVAALPGDGDLPGTRERLTAALPEAVDLREVTGARVPGLRFCLDGFRVDLVIVATGDLSPDVAVARRSELGEAAATALSAVSDADAVLAAADPHRAAFTRLAREVKAWARARGLDSAPCGGLPGLAWSVLAARTAHEAGDLPPLPLLRHFFETWAAWDWNRPVGSGEAGELPLTVLTPTAPVRSCTSQVSPTGRDLIAGELFRAWEILESAAVSDPVPHALLCAPPPLHLRHAAWAIVSVSPGPDEGRLRGRLLGLAAALAGAGAPDSRIWPRPLTAEGLAGYAIGLGATPPDGHRLAEIGVEILHGIPDASLARVELSVLRSAGDPAFTL, from the coding sequence ATGCGTACCAGCGAGGAGATCTACCACCGGGTCCGCTGGGACGCCCGGTTCGACCCGGCGCGCTTCGTGATGGGCGTGGCGCAGCGCGGGACCGTGCCCAAGCGGGTGCCGCTGCCCCGGTTCACGCCCGGCGGGGACATTCCCTGGCACCGGGTGCTGTTCTTCGAGGCCGACGGTGAGCTGGTGTGGGACCGGTCCTCGGGCGTGGACCGGATCGACGCGTCGGACGCCGGACGGGTACGCACCCCGCGTCGGCTGCCGTCCCCGTACTTCACCTCCCGTACGCCGCACGCGTACTCCGTACCGGAGGCCGCCTGGACACCCGTGCCCGAGGACGCGCCGACGCCCGCGCAGTCCGCTTCCCTGGCGCTGCTGACCTGGAACACCCTCTGGGACCGCTACGACAGCGACCGCATCGACACCGCCCGGCGCCGGCCACTGCTCCTCGACGCCCTGCGCGCGGCGGACGCGGATGTCATCGCTCTCCAGGAGGCCGAACCCGCCCTGCTCGGCCTGTTGTTGGCCACGCCCTGGGTCCGCGAGAGCTACATCCTCTGGTCGGACCCGGCCGGCCGGGATGTCGCCGACTGCGGTCTGCTGCTGCTCAGCAGAGTCCCCGTGCGGGAGGCGGGCCTGCATGTCCTCGGCCCGCACAAGGCGGTCGCCGCCGTGGTCGTGGAGACCGCGGAAGGACCGGTCACGGTGGCCGTCACCCACCTCAGCAGCGACCACTCGGCGAACGGCGCCGCCCGGCGCGATGCCGAACTGGCCGATCTGGCAGCGGGGCTGGCCGCGATCGAGGGCGATGTGATGCTGCTCGGCGACTTCAACGACGGCGGCGACACTCCGCAGGACCGGCTGGGGATGGCGGACGCCTGGAGCCGGGTGCACGGCGCGGGCGACCGGACCCCGACCTTCGATCCGTCCGTCAATCCGCTGGCCGCCGTCTCCTCCCTGACGGGGCGTGTGTCCCGGCTGGACCGGGTGCTGGTCCGCTCGGAGCGGCTGCGGCCCGTGTCAGCGGCGCTGCTGGGCGACGTACCGACGCCGGATGGGCTGTACGTGTCGGACCACTTCGGGGTACGGGTGGAGCTGACCGGGGCGGCGGCGGACGGATCGGAAGCCGACGCGGCGGAGATCGTCCGCCGGGTGGCCGCCGCCCTGCCCGAGGGCCGCGTCCATCCGGTCGGCTCGCGGCGGATGGGCTGTGCGCTGCCCGGCGCCGATGTGGACCTGGTCGCTGCGCTGCCCGGTGACGGGGATCTCCCGGGGACACGGGAGCGGCTGACCGCTGCCCTGCCGGAGGCCGTCGATCTGCGCGAGGTGACCGGTGCGCGCGTACCCGGTCTGCGTTTCTGCCTCGACGGGTTCCGGGTCGACCTGGTGATCGTCGCGACCGGTGACCTCTCCCCGGACGTGGCGGTCGCCCGCCGCAGCGAACTGGGCGAGGCGGCGGCCACGGCGCTCAGCGCGGTGAGCGACGCGGACGCGGTGCTCGCGGCGGCGGACCCGCACCGGGCCGCGTTCACCCGCCTCGCGCGCGAGGTGAAGGCCTGGGCCCGGGCACGCGGCCTGGACTCCGCACCGTGCGGCGGACTGCCCGGCCTCGCCTGGTCCGTACTGGCGGCCCGCACCGCCCACGAGGCCGGTGATCTGCCGCCGCTCCCGCTGCTCCGGCACTTCTTCGAAACCTGGGCGGCGTGGGACTGGAACCGGCCGGTCGGCTCCGGGGAGGCGGGCGAACTTCCCCTCACCGTGCTGACTCCAACCGCCCCCGTCCGCTCCTGCACCTCGCAGGTCTCCCCCACAGGCCGCGACCTCATCGCCGGGGAACTCTTCCGCGCCTGGGAGATCCTGGAGTCCGCCGCCGTCTCCGACCCCGTACCGCACGCCCTGCTCTGCGCCCCGCCGCCCCTGCACCTCCGTCACGCCGCCTGGGCGATCGTCTCCGTATCGCCCGGCCCCGACGAGGGGCGGCTGCGCGGCCGTCTCCTCGGCCTGGCCGCCGCCCTCGCCGGGGCGGGCGCCCCGGACTCCCGTATCTGGCCGCGCCCGCTCACCGCCGAGGGCCTGGCGGGATACGCGATCGGCCTGGGCGCCACGCCGCCTGACGGGCACCGGCTGGCGGAGATCGGGGTGGAGATTCTGCACGGCATCCCGGACGCCTCGCTGGCCCGGGTGGAACTGTCCGTTCTCCGGTCGGCCGGAGACCCGGCGTTCACCCTCTGA
- the drmD gene encoding DISARM system SNF2-like helicase DrmD, whose translation MTDVAVGTDRTGIDRDEDSAAPAHGQLVTVRNRPWVVTEVTRSAVSSENPARTAAASAPHLVSLVSVEDDARDEELRVVWELEQGAVVHQQYELPSPATGIDAPARLDAFLDAVRWGAIASADKTALQAPFRSGAEIQDYQLAPVVRALSMPRTNLLIADDVGLGKTIEAGLVMQELMLRHRARTMLIVCPSGLTLQWQDEMRDKFGLDFRIVNSALLRELRRSRGPHAANPWMHYPRLIVSVDWLKRDRPMRMLREVLPHLPEYPRAFDLLVVDEVHTCAPSGTGRYAVDSQRTKAIRALAPHCEHRLFLSATPHNGFLESFTALLELLDDHRFARGVKPSDEQLRRVMVRRLKSELPKTWDGRARFPDRVPHALEVRYEDEARAAYGKLSAYARSRREAGDTGAARTASDFVTTLLKKRFLSSPKAFAETIDVHLATMTKGPAAEQAPSEKVLRPLIERVEETAESDEDHAEAAERALTAVRQASHTLTSAEHTRLKELSVWARTATKRPDAKFVALRGWLDAIVCENGPAGDWEPDRVIVFTEYRDTQRWLFDRLIAAGYPADRIAQLYGGQKPEEREHIKTVFQEDPSLSPVRILLATDAASEGINLQAHCHRLLHWEIPWNPNRLEQRNGRIDRHGQRADQVDVFHFVPEGWQGFTATDDDAPDSRHTNGTLEDELHFLAVAARKTEQIREDLGSAGEIIAAQVEQKMLGRRSDWTTADAEISRRSGQAALKTDRDLARELEKLVGELAGSRDTLHLTPETVERVVRTGLGLAHRKDLTEIPDPAGGDSPARYFRLPELPGAWAHARNDGLRHPLTGRERPVVFDERDARRRTDVVLLHLGHRLVQMCLRLLRAELWSGGQEAKLSRVTARVVPGDLLRTPAVVAHGRVVVSGRGGTRLHEEIITAGGAITGGKLESARQDELDAWLAAASEELPAADVTDRLTALWQPQLKDKLSRALGTRARARFKSVEKLLATRCDEEVEGVRKVLAELERSIRDRLADHGYWEQGSLFDIDDERR comes from the coding sequence ATGACGGACGTGGCCGTGGGAACAGACCGGACCGGAATCGATAGGGACGAGGACAGTGCCGCCCCGGCTCACGGCCAGCTCGTCACCGTGCGAAATCGTCCCTGGGTGGTCACCGAGGTCACCCGCTCCGCGGTTTCGTCCGAGAATCCCGCCCGTACTGCGGCAGCGTCGGCGCCGCACCTGGTGTCTCTGGTCTCCGTCGAGGACGACGCGCGCGACGAAGAGCTCCGGGTGGTCTGGGAGCTGGAGCAGGGCGCGGTGGTCCATCAGCAGTACGAGCTCCCCTCACCCGCCACCGGTATCGACGCCCCGGCACGCCTGGACGCCTTCCTGGACGCGGTCCGCTGGGGTGCGATCGCCTCCGCCGACAAGACCGCCCTCCAGGCCCCTTTCCGGTCCGGGGCCGAGATCCAGGACTACCAGCTCGCCCCAGTCGTGCGGGCCCTGTCCATGCCGCGGACGAATCTGCTGATCGCCGACGACGTCGGCCTCGGCAAGACCATCGAGGCCGGTCTGGTCATGCAGGAGCTCATGCTCCGCCACCGGGCCCGCACCATGCTGATCGTCTGTCCTTCCGGCCTGACCCTTCAGTGGCAGGACGAGATGCGGGACAAGTTCGGCCTGGACTTCCGCATCGTGAACAGCGCCCTGCTCAGAGAGCTGCGTCGCTCGCGGGGCCCACACGCCGCCAACCCGTGGATGCACTACCCCCGTCTCATCGTCTCCGTGGACTGGCTGAAGCGGGACCGGCCGATGCGGATGCTGCGCGAGGTCCTGCCGCACCTGCCGGAGTACCCGCGCGCCTTCGACCTGCTGGTCGTCGATGAGGTGCACACCTGCGCGCCCTCCGGCACCGGCAGGTATGCCGTCGATTCGCAGCGTACGAAGGCGATCCGGGCTCTCGCACCGCACTGCGAGCACCGCCTCTTCCTCTCCGCCACCCCGCACAACGGCTTCCTGGAGTCGTTCACCGCGCTCCTGGAACTACTGGACGATCACCGTTTCGCCCGGGGTGTGAAGCCCTCGGACGAACAGCTGCGCCGCGTGATGGTGCGCCGCCTCAAGTCGGAACTGCCCAAGACCTGGGACGGCAGGGCGCGCTTCCCCGACCGGGTGCCACACGCTCTGGAGGTGCGGTACGAGGACGAGGCACGCGCTGCCTACGGGAAGCTGTCGGCGTACGCCCGCTCCCGCCGGGAAGCCGGTGACACCGGTGCCGCCCGCACGGCCTCGGACTTCGTCACCACCCTGCTCAAGAAGCGGTTCCTGTCCTCCCCCAAGGCCTTCGCCGAGACGATCGACGTGCACCTGGCAACCATGACCAAGGGTCCTGCAGCCGAACAAGCCCCCAGCGAGAAGGTCCTGCGTCCGCTCATCGAGCGGGTGGAGGAGACGGCGGAGAGCGACGAGGACCATGCCGAGGCGGCGGAGCGGGCCCTGACCGCGGTCCGCCAGGCCTCGCACACCCTAACCAGCGCCGAGCACACCCGGCTCAAGGAGCTTTCGGTGTGGGCGCGTACGGCCACCAAACGGCCGGACGCCAAGTTCGTCGCTCTGCGCGGCTGGCTCGACGCCATCGTCTGCGAGAACGGCCCGGCCGGGGACTGGGAGCCGGACCGGGTGATCGTCTTCACCGAGTACCGCGACACCCAGCGCTGGCTCTTCGACCGGCTGATCGCCGCCGGATATCCGGCGGACCGGATCGCCCAGCTGTACGGCGGCCAGAAGCCCGAGGAGCGCGAGCACATCAAGACGGTCTTCCAGGAAGACCCCTCCCTCTCTCCGGTCCGCATCCTTCTCGCCACGGACGCCGCCAGTGAGGGCATCAACCTCCAGGCCCACTGCCACCGCCTCCTGCACTGGGAGATCCCGTGGAACCCCAACCGTCTCGAACAGCGCAACGGCCGCATCGACCGGCACGGCCAGCGGGCGGACCAGGTAGACGTCTTCCACTTCGTCCCCGAAGGCTGGCAGGGCTTCACCGCCACCGACGACGACGCCCCTGACTCCCGGCACACGAACGGCACCCTGGAGGACGAGCTCCACTTCCTCGCCGTCGCCGCCCGCAAGACGGAGCAGATCCGCGAGGACCTGGGCAGCGCCGGTGAGATCATCGCCGCGCAGGTCGAGCAGAAGATGCTGGGCCGCCGCTCCGACTGGACCACCGCCGACGCCGAGATCAGCAGGCGATCCGGTCAGGCCGCCCTCAAGACGGACCGTGATCTGGCCAGGGAACTGGAAAAACTCGTCGGGGAGCTCGCCGGCAGCCGCGACACCCTGCACCTGACGCCGGAGACCGTGGAGCGCGTGGTGCGGACCGGCCTCGGGCTGGCCCACCGCAAGGACCTCACCGAAATCCCGGACCCGGCGGGCGGCGACTCCCCCGCACGCTACTTCCGCCTCCCTGAGCTCCCCGGCGCCTGGGCCCACGCCCGCAACGACGGACTGCGTCACCCGCTGACCGGCCGGGAACGCCCGGTGGTCTTCGACGAGCGGGATGCCCGCCGGCGCACCGACGTGGTCCTGCTCCACCTGGGCCACCGCCTCGTCCAGATGTGCCTGCGGCTGCTGCGGGCGGAGCTGTGGTCGGGCGGCCAGGAGGCGAAGCTGTCCCGGGTCACCGCCCGCGTGGTGCCCGGCGATCTGCTGCGTACGCCCGCCGTGGTTGCCCACGGCCGGGTGGTCGTCTCCGGCCGCGGTGGCACCCGGCTCCACGAGGAAATCATCACCGCCGGGGGTGCGATCACCGGCGGCAAGCTGGAGAGCGCGCGCCAGGACGAGCTGGACGCCTGGCTCGCGGCAGCATCGGAGGAGCTGCCCGCCGCGGATGTCACCGACCGGCTCACCGCCCTCTGGCAGCCCCAGCTGAAGGACAAGCTGTCCCGCGCCCTGGGCACCCGTGCGCGCGCCAGGTTCAAGTCGGTGGAGAAGCTCCTCGCGACTCGCTGCGACGAGGAGGTCGAGGGCGTACGGAAGGTCCTCGCCGAGCTGGAACGCTCCATCCGTGACCGTCTCGCCGATCACGGATACTGGGAACAGGGCTCGCTCTTCGACATCGACGACGAGCGGCGCTAG
- a CDS encoding Eco57I restriction-modification methylase domain-containing protein, whose translation MPPAPRRPPVGHIPTPADQHTDWLRLLRPDGPFVSLSVLTEVFPQGLDTVPKETLQRLRQAWDEVQEDPALLRHGWERLILGELLGWTPGLREGAALPESVRAGANSPDAVVLGPSPGPGPDGPSSRVLFFRAPEWGASLTRAKGDTPSAVDRAADLARWRDVPLALVTNGREWALVHARPKEATTVAVFDADLWLEEPLLLRAFASLLHARRAALPALDAEGKHTSSLAALFARTADQQTDVTDTLGKQVRAAVALLVAELSRLDRESNGRMLADVDGKPLYDSALTVMMRLVFLLYAEEQRLLPSDDRLYSESYAVAPLHDALDAERSLHGGELGDRRAAAWPQLLAVFAAIHGGSTHDELWIPAYGGSLFDPSRFPWLAEAKVTDRVVYEILDALLVLRRKGRGKGREAMSYKGLDVEQIGHVYEGLLEYGCERADQPYLGIALGRDGQYEAVLPLADLEQWQAAGSIEAELKEATGVTSVAQIRKALDKAGVVTAELHASAGNDDELAARVAPFAGLVDDDLRGEPMVFPAGSTVMVRSGNRRNTGTHYTPKKLAEEVVEHTLAPLCFSPGPAEGAAVGVWKAKPAAELLKLRVLDPAMGSGAFLVSACRYLSDRVVDAWLRDGLPDEVRRDVGADDRDELLRVARRLVADRCLYGVDRDPMAVELAKLSLWLVTLAKGRPFSFLDHALRCGDSLVGVIDVEQIKAFHLESGARQLSQEVSRALDVTESLLSKAAGLRREIEATPVHDIRSVHAKTEKLREAEALSERLRLAADAVVGAALAAEGISDEEASDLTGEEKVGGKRGAAQFRDAKESAKARAYRNRLESVAGLVATALEEDAKVPGSSYAGEQARGVVDRWLTGERAAAVRPLHWPLEFPEIMGVGGASGFDAIVGNPPFIGGQKLTGALGTDYREYLVNRLGGGQRGSADLCAYFLLRNLALAPGRRTGIIATNTIAQGDTREVGLDQATAAGWTVYRAIKSQPWPGTAALEVSLLWLGGSPGSSEMPVLNGNEVPGITSGLAPQSRVNGKPYRLAANAGQSFMGSILLGKGFILEPSEARALLATDPRNKDVIFPYLNGEDQNSRPTGSASRWVIDFRGMPESEARTYAEPFAIVERLVRPVRATNKRPARRDRWWQYAERARNLYASIENQGLAHVIAIALVSKTAMPLLQPTDQVFSNTLGVFTSDSPARLAVLSSAPHYYWALQWGSSLKGDLRYTPADVYETFPRPGETARLDTAGITLESAQRSAMAAQSLGLTDLYGLVHRGTTKSSEIEAIRRAHVEVDEAVAESYEWTGLDLHHGFHETPQGTRFTIAPAAQTEILDRLLELNHARYKEEQEAGLHAPGAKKKAAPKRAPKPKVEPKPEDGIQDGIF comes from the coding sequence ATGCCCCCCGCCCCTCGCCGCCCGCCTGTGGGGCACATCCCCACGCCCGCGGACCAGCACACCGACTGGCTGCGGCTGCTCCGCCCGGACGGCCCGTTCGTCTCGCTGTCCGTCCTGACCGAGGTGTTCCCGCAGGGCCTGGACACCGTGCCGAAGGAGACCTTGCAGCGGCTCCGCCAGGCGTGGGACGAGGTCCAGGAGGACCCCGCCCTGCTGCGCCACGGGTGGGAGCGGCTGATCCTGGGCGAGCTGCTGGGCTGGACTCCTGGCCTGCGCGAGGGCGCCGCCCTGCCCGAGTCCGTACGGGCCGGGGCGAACAGCCCGGACGCCGTCGTCCTGGGCCCCAGCCCCGGCCCCGGCCCCGACGGCCCCTCCTCACGTGTTCTCTTCTTCCGCGCACCCGAGTGGGGCGCCTCGCTGACGCGGGCGAAGGGCGACACCCCTTCCGCGGTGGACCGGGCCGCCGATCTGGCCCGCTGGCGTGACGTCCCGCTCGCCCTGGTCACCAACGGCCGCGAGTGGGCACTGGTCCACGCCCGCCCGAAGGAGGCAACCACGGTCGCCGTCTTCGACGCCGACCTGTGGCTGGAGGAGCCGCTGCTCCTGCGCGCGTTCGCCAGCCTGCTGCACGCCCGCCGGGCCGCGCTCCCCGCGCTGGACGCCGAGGGGAAGCACACCTCCTCGCTCGCCGCGCTCTTCGCCCGCACCGCCGACCAGCAGACGGACGTCACCGACACACTCGGCAAGCAGGTCCGCGCCGCCGTCGCACTGCTCGTCGCGGAACTCTCCCGCCTGGACCGCGAGTCGAACGGCCGGATGCTCGCCGATGTCGACGGGAAGCCGCTGTACGACAGCGCGCTGACGGTCATGATGCGGCTGGTCTTCCTCCTGTACGCGGAGGAGCAGCGGCTGCTCCCCTCCGACGACCGCCTGTACTCCGAGTCGTATGCGGTCGCCCCGCTCCACGACGCCCTGGACGCCGAACGCTCCCTGCACGGCGGCGAGCTGGGCGACCGCCGCGCCGCCGCCTGGCCGCAGCTGCTCGCGGTGTTCGCCGCGATCCACGGCGGCTCGACCCATGACGAGCTGTGGATTCCCGCGTACGGCGGCTCGCTCTTCGACCCGTCGCGCTTCCCGTGGCTGGCGGAGGCGAAGGTCACGGACAGGGTGGTGTACGAGATCCTCGACGCCCTCCTCGTCCTGCGCCGCAAGGGCCGGGGCAAAGGCCGCGAGGCCATGTCGTACAAGGGCCTGGACGTCGAGCAGATCGGCCATGTCTACGAGGGCCTGCTGGAGTACGGCTGCGAGCGCGCCGACCAGCCGTACCTCGGGATCGCTCTCGGCCGCGACGGACAGTACGAGGCGGTGCTGCCGCTGGCTGACCTGGAGCAGTGGCAGGCCGCCGGTTCGATCGAGGCCGAACTGAAGGAGGCGACCGGGGTTACCTCGGTCGCCCAGATCCGCAAGGCCCTGGACAAGGCGGGCGTCGTCACCGCCGAACTGCACGCCTCGGCCGGCAACGACGACGAGCTCGCCGCCCGTGTCGCACCCTTCGCGGGCCTGGTCGACGACGATCTACGCGGCGAGCCGATGGTGTTCCCGGCCGGTTCCACGGTGATGGTGCGCTCCGGCAACCGCCGCAACACGGGGACGCACTACACCCCGAAGAAGCTGGCGGAAGAGGTCGTCGAGCACACCCTCGCTCCCCTGTGCTTCTCCCCCGGCCCGGCGGAGGGCGCGGCCGTCGGGGTCTGGAAGGCGAAGCCCGCGGCAGAGCTGCTGAAGCTGCGGGTGCTGGATCCGGCAATGGGCTCCGGCGCCTTCCTCGTCTCCGCCTGCCGCTACCTCTCGGACCGGGTGGTGGACGCCTGGCTGCGCGACGGGCTGCCGGACGAGGTCCGCCGCGATGTGGGTGCGGACGACCGGGACGAGTTGCTGCGGGTGGCACGGCGTCTGGTCGCCGACCGGTGCCTGTACGGGGTGGACCGGGACCCGATGGCGGTGGAACTGGCGAAGCTGTCGCTCTGGCTGGTCACGCTGGCGAAGGGCCGGCCGTTCTCCTTCCTGGACCACGCGCTGCGGTGCGGGGACTCGCTGGTCGGTGTCATCGACGTGGAACAGATCAAGGCGTTCCATCTGGAGTCGGGCGCACGTCAGTTGAGCCAGGAGGTGTCGCGGGCCCTGGACGTGACGGAGTCCCTGCTCTCGAAAGCGGCGGGTCTGCGCCGCGAGATCGAGGCGACCCCGGTCCACGACATCCGCAGCGTCCACGCCAAGACGGAGAAGCTGCGCGAGGCGGAGGCCCTGTCGGAACGGTTGCGCCTGGCGGCGGACGCGGTGGTGGGGGCGGCGCTGGCGGCGGAGGGCATCTCCGACGAGGAGGCGTCCGACCTGACGGGCGAGGAGAAGGTGGGCGGCAAGCGGGGCGCCGCGCAGTTCCGGGACGCGAAGGAGAGCGCGAAGGCACGGGCGTACCGGAACCGACTGGAGTCGGTCGCGGGGCTGGTGGCTACGGCGCTGGAGGAGGACGCGAAGGTCCCCGGGTCGTCGTACGCGGGTGAGCAGGCGCGAGGCGTTGTGGACCGGTGGCTGACGGGCGAACGGGCGGCTGCGGTACGGCCGTTGCACTGGCCGCTGGAGTTCCCGGAGATCATGGGGGTGGGGGGCGCGTCGGGGTTCGACGCGATCGTGGGGAACCCGCCGTTCATCGGCGGCCAGAAGCTGACCGGTGCGCTGGGCACGGACTACCGCGAGTACCTGGTCAACCGGCTGGGCGGAGGACAGCGGGGCAGCGCGGACCTGTGCGCGTACTTCCTGCTGCGGAACCTGGCGCTGGCGCCGGGTCGGCGTACGGGGATCATCGCGACGAACACGATCGCGCAGGGCGACACCCGAGAGGTCGGGCTGGACCAGGCGACGGCTGCCGGGTGGACGGTGTACCGGGCGATCAAGTCGCAGCCCTGGCCGGGGACGGCGGCGCTGGAAGTCTCGCTGCTGTGGCTGGGGGGAAGCCCGGGTAGCAGCGAGATGCCCGTCTTGAACGGCAATGAGGTACCGGGGATCACCTCGGGGCTCGCTCCGCAATCGCGGGTAAACGGGAAGCCGTATCGGCTGGCGGCGAATGCAGGGCAGTCGTTCATGGGGTCAATCCTCCTCGGTAAAGGGTTCATCCTTGAACCGAGTGAAGCCCGCGCTCTGCTCGCAACGGACCCACGCAACAAGGATGTAATTTTCCCATACCTGAACGGAGAAGATCAAAATTCCCGCCCCACTGGATCGGCCAGCCGATGGGTAATCGATTTCCGCGGAATGCCCGAGTCGGAAGCGCGAACCTACGCGGAGCCGTTCGCGATTGTCGAGCGCCTCGTAAGGCCCGTGCGAGCAACGAACAAGCGCCCCGCCCGACGTGATCGCTGGTGGCAGTATGCCGAGCGGGCACGCAATCTCTACGCGAGCATCGAGAATCAAGGGCTAGCGCATGTAATCGCGATTGCCCTCGTCAGCAAGACCGCCATGCCTCTCTTGCAGCCAACTGACCAGGTATTCTCCAACACCTTGGGCGTGTTCACCTCGGACTCGCCAGCCAGACTCGCCGTACTGTCCAGCGCACCTCACTATTATTGGGCATTGCAATGGGGTTCAAGCTTGAAAGGCGACCTGCGGTACACGCCAGCAGACGTCTACGAAACGTTCCCGCGCCCAGGCGAAACCGCCCGACTCGATACTGCCGGTATCACGCTGGAAAGCGCCCAGCGTAGCGCCATGGCAGCCCAGTCCCTAGGACTCACGGATCTCTACGGGTTGGTACACAGAGGAACGACAAAATCATCCGAGATCGAGGCCATCCGGCGAGCCCACGTTGAGGTCGACGAAGCCGTCGCCGAGTCGTACGAATGGACAGGCCTCGACCTGCATCACGGATTTCACGAAACACCGCAAGGCACCCGGTTCACTATCGCCCCCGCCGCCCAGACCGAGATCCTCGACCGCCTCCTGGAGCTGAATCACGCTCGCTACAAGGAGGAGCAGGAGGCCGGGCTTCACGCGCCAGGGGCGAAGAAGAAGGCCGCCCCCAAGCGGGCGCCGAAGCCGAAGGTGGAGCCCAAGCCGGAGGACGGCATCCAGGACGGGATCTTCTGA
- a CDS encoding DUF397 domain-containing protein — translation MIRRTSAQGVSELAWFKSSYSSDGNEGDCVEVAAAPGAVLVRDSKNAQGARLAFASDAWAGFVSYAAGR, via the coding sequence ATGATCCGCAGAACTTCCGCGCAGGGCGTTTCCGAGTTGGCCTGGTTCAAGAGCAGCTACAGCAGCGACGGTAACGAAGGCGACTGCGTCGAGGTCGCGGCGGCACCCGGCGCGGTGCTCGTGCGCGACTCCAAGAACGCGCAGGGAGCTCGGCTCGCCTTCGCGTCAGATGCGTGGGCTGGCTTCGTCTCGTACGCCGCCGGGCGCTGA
- a CDS encoding helix-turn-helix domain-containing protein has protein sequence MSVDETGTERGDAGADEPGWDVDPDDESGAAVVAAVGRQLKAWREAAGLRAGEFGAAIGYGEDQVYKVEGGRRIPRPELLDRADEVLGARGKIAAMKQDVAEVRYPKKIRDLTKLEAKAAEIAAYVAHGLHGLLQTPGHARALFEARQPPYSQDEVERMVAARMARQSIFERSPGPALSFVQEESALRRPIGGTMEWRRQLERLLEIGQLRNVTLQVMPTHREAHPGMDGDIRVLKFKDGSAVGRSHGAFNGRGVTDPKQLRILELRYGIIRAEALTPRETLALIERMLGET, from the coding sequence ATGAGCGTGGATGAGACCGGTACGGAGCGCGGTGACGCCGGGGCGGACGAGCCGGGTTGGGACGTCGATCCCGATGACGAGTCGGGGGCGGCCGTGGTCGCGGCGGTGGGCCGCCAGCTCAAGGCGTGGCGGGAGGCGGCGGGGCTGCGGGCCGGCGAGTTCGGGGCCGCGATCGGGTACGGGGAGGACCAGGTCTACAAGGTGGAGGGTGGCCGCCGCATCCCCCGCCCGGAGCTCCTGGACAGAGCGGACGAGGTGCTCGGGGCACGCGGGAAGATCGCGGCGATGAAGCAGGACGTCGCGGAGGTCCGGTACCCGAAGAAGATCCGGGATCTGACGAAGCTGGAGGCCAAGGCGGCCGAGATTGCGGCTTATGTGGCGCACGGCTTGCATGGGCTGTTGCAGACCCCGGGCCATGCGCGGGCGCTGTTCGAAGCTCGGCAGCCCCCCTACTCGCAGGATGAGGTGGAACGGATGGTGGCTGCGCGCATGGCGCGGCAGTCGATCTTCGAGCGGTCGCCCGGACCTGCTCTCAGTTTCGTCCAAGAGGAGTCGGCGCTCAGGCGGCCCATTGGGGGCACGATGGAGTGGCGGCGGCAGCTCGAACGTCTGTTGGAGATCGGACAGTTGCGCAATGTCACCCTCCAGGTGATGCCTACGCACCGCGAGGCGCATCCCGGCATGGACGGGGACATCAGAGTGCTGAAGTTCAAAGACGGTTCGGCAGTGGGGCGTTCGCACGGGGCGTTCAATGGGCGCGGGGTGACCGACCCGAAACAGCTCCGTATCCTCGAACTGCGGTATGGCATCATCCGGGCCGAGGCTCTCACACCCCGAGAGACTCTGGCCCTCATCGAGCGAATGCTGGGAGAGACATGA
- a CDS encoding ATP-binding protein — MNQHITRTEHSAPARQFTVLLSPTRRGARLARLLATAHLGDWGIVCEPAAHIVADLAANAAVHGRVTGRDFQLGLTAHRDELLRIEVTDTRGEQLPVVSTPDQHAESGRGLLIVEALADRWGIDIGPVPRKTIWAELDLVPRPLNRVAETHDPVRRVPTLHDT; from the coding sequence GTGAACCAACACATCACCCGAACCGAACATTCCGCTCCCGCCCGGCAGTTCACCGTGTTGCTCTCGCCCACCCGCCGGGGCGCCAGGCTCGCCCGCCTCCTGGCCACGGCACATCTGGGCGACTGGGGGATCGTCTGCGAACCGGCCGCGCACATCGTCGCCGACCTGGCCGCCAACGCCGCCGTCCACGGCCGCGTAACCGGCCGGGACTTCCAACTCGGCCTCACCGCCCACCGCGACGAGCTCCTGCGGATCGAGGTTACCGACACCCGGGGCGAGCAACTGCCCGTCGTGTCCACCCCCGACCAGCACGCGGAGAGCGGGCGCGGCCTGCTGATCGTCGAGGCACTCGCCGACCGCTGGGGCATCGACATCGGCCCCGTCCCGCGCAAGACGATCTGGGCCGAACTCGACCTCGTACCACGACCGCTCAACCGGGTCGCGGAAACCCACGACCCGGTGCGCCGCGTCCCCACGCTCCACGATACATAA